Genomic DNA from Aminobacterium mobile DSM 12262:
AAAAAGTCGCCATATATTTTACATGAAATGATAATGCCGTCTTTCACGTTGAAATAGATTTCTACTTTGCCAGCCTTGAAGCGGTGGCTTTTTTTTTCTGTAAATTGAGGGGACTTTCCCCAGTTCCATGCCCAAGTACTATATTTTTGAGTCGCAAGGTCTTCTATGTTTTTAAAATCTTCATCAGAAAGCTCGTATTTTTCAATTCTTTGAGTTTTGCTCATTTCTTCAATAACAGATAATTTAAACTCCTCCATAGTCATTGATATAGGAAGCCATGGTTTTATGTTTGTCACTCTGCTTCTTACAGACTTGGCAGCCTTTGATTGAAATTTGCTCTCGTCTACCTGCAAAGCGCGGGAAAGAACCTCCAGGTCCGAGTTGAAAAGTAGCGTTCCATGATGTAGCAATCGATGATTATCCATGTGCTGTGCGTTTCCTGAAAATTTTTTCCCACAAATTGTAAGGTCATTTCTGCTGTTAAATTCTGCATCAACTCCCAATCCTTTCAAAACATGAATAATAGGGAGGGTGTATTTATGAAAGTTAAAAGAAAAATCCGTATCATTAGGAACAATCAAAGAATAATTAAGATTCCCCAGATCGTGATAGACGGCACCTCCTCCTGTAATCCGTCGCACTACATGGATCCCTTGTTTTTCAACGAACTCGGCATTAATCTCTGCTGCTGTATTTTGGAACCGTCCAATTATAATTGCAGGTTTATTTTGCCAAAGAAGCATGAACTGTTCCTTGTAGCGGTTTAAAAGAGAATAAATATATTCCTCAAAGGCCAGATTGAAAAAAGGGTTCGTATTGTTATTTTCTATATAAAACATAAGGTTCCTCCATTATATAGGCCCAAACGAGTATAAAAAAATTGTCTTTATCTGACCTTAAAGGGGCATGTTCAGTCCCTCATAATGTTCTATTATTTTTTTTAACTCTGTCCCGTATTCTGCCTGGTGACAGACATGTGCCAAGGCTTGAGCGAACAAAAGACCTTTGATTACAAAAGGATCGGGTGTTAAAGGAGAAGGAGTGACATAATCTTCTTTTTTAGGAGCATAGTAGCGATTTCTATAATGTCGAAAAGAGACTAATTCCGGGCATGAAGCCCAGACCCGAGTGAAGATGCCATAAAGTTCGAAACAATCACTAAGAGAATAATGCCCCATTTCTTTGGGCAGCTTCTCTTCCATTTCTTTTAAAAGAGCGGGAGTTTTAAGGTGAGCGACAGCTTTTATTTTGGCTTCA
This window encodes:
- a CDS encoding lipoate--protein ligase, whose translation is MFYIENNNTNPFFNLAFEEYIYSLLNRYKEQFMLLWQNKPAIIIGRFQNTAAEINAEFVEKQGIHVVRRITGGGAVYHDLGNLNYSLIVPNDTDFSFNFHKYTLPIIHVLKGLGVDAEFNSRNDLTICGKKFSGNAQHMDNHRLLHHGTLLFNSDLEVLSRALQVDESKFQSKAAKSVRSRVTNIKPWLPISMTMEEFKLSVIEEMSKTQRIEKYELSDEDFKNIEDLATQKYSTWAWNWGKSPQFTEKKSHRFKAGKVEIYFNVKDGIIISCKIYGDFFGDENIGELEKKLENCQYEEASLKKRLAPIPLNKYFVAIPSEELLNLICAR